The Onthophagus taurus isolate NC chromosome 2, IU_Otau_3.0, whole genome shotgun sequence genome includes a window with the following:
- the LOC111426952 gene encoding glutamate receptor 1-like, with translation MKTLFEAKPNTVFQPINYKDISNFINDYFNTTNTLTIFWNDDVCDKKMFDNLNNFGFKIQTNNVNNSNAEEGFLICYSSKNELNEIINNIKENIKSVIRMTLIITTSIIDYKTIISIFKEMSFKNVVILNVFTLKVSAYNSFLNNIEDFNISQINDIEKALKIRNFQSKVITVAAIESVPVAMRDNNGKLNGTDPQFIKLAAEKLNFTPVIRYTWDFGNKEPNGTITGAFGMLYNKEIDAIFGQIFTKDYHINEITFTNTIDGDKLCVIVPKMEQKPKWLAIFATFQIEVWILIVTFVTTIGICLYFLRKFNSFTKNFSNLNHFHFNEFDTRFITLTSDTFRLVYNVAPNYLSRRPIEKIFLINFLFFALINTAAFQSSLSTVLTAPQYYKNLQSLEDLAESQMRISSYSEGLRDTFATSEQPHIQVLNSRFSILPYTQNRYDAYLSRLTKTKYIQSLEVKTYGKLISHTIPDCPNSYLLSYLTRRDSLILDEINRIIEGCVESGLYNKWYNDVVGGAWNERLLENVETRAFTINDIQTAFYCLLLGYLLSIITFGLEYLNYI, from the coding sequence ATGAAAACCCTTTTCGAAGCGAAACCTAACACAGTTTTTCAACcaattaattataaagatatttcaaactttattaatGATTACTTCAATACAACAAATACATTAACGATTTTCTGGAATGATGACGTTTGTGATAAAAAGATGtttgataatttaaacaattttgggTTTAAAATCCAAACAAACAACGTTAATAATTCAAATGCTGAAGaaggttttttaatttgttacagttctaaaaatgaattaaatgaaattataaacaatataaaagaGAATATTAAAAGCGTTATTCGTATGACTTTAATTATTACCACATCaattattgattataaaaccataatttcgatatttaaagaaatgtcGTTTAAAAACGTTGTTATTTTAAACGTATTCACATTAAAAGTAAGTGCctataattcatttttaaataacattgaagattttaatatatcccaaataaatgatattgaaaaagcattaaaaattagaaattttcaaTCTAAAGTTATAACAGTGGCTGCAATAGAAAGTGTCCCGGTTGCTATGAGAGATAATAATGGTAAATTGAATGGGACAGATccacaatttattaaattggcggcggaaaaattgaatttcacTCCTGTTATAAGATACACGTGGGATTTTGGAAATAAAGAACCTAATGGAACAATAACTGGAGCGTTTGGAATGTtgtataataaagaaattgatgCAATTTTCGGCCAAATATTTACTAAAGATTATCATATAAACGAGATTACATTTACTAACACAATAGACGGAGATAAACTTTGCGTTATCGTTCCGAAAATGGAACAAAAACCGAAATGGTTAGCGATTTTTGcaacatttcaaattgaagttTGGATTTTAATAGTAACTTTTGTGACAACTATAGgaatttgtttgtattttttaagaaaattcaaCTCATTCACAAAAAACTTCTCAAATCTAAaccattttcattttaatgagTTTGATACTAGATTCATAACGCTTACATCTGACACATTTAGATTGGTTTATAATGTTGCACCAAATTATCTTTCACGAAGAccaattgaaaaaatatttttaataaacttccTTTTCTTCGCACTAATAAACACAGCAGCTTTTCAAAGCTCTTTATCTACAGTACTCACCGCACCccaatattataaaaatcttcaaaGTTTAGAAGATTTAGCCGAGTCACAGATGCGCATATCATCATATTCGGAAGGTTTAAGGGATACATTTGCAACATCGGAACAACCACATATTCAAGTTTTAAATTCGAGATTCAGTATTTTACCTTATACTCAAAACAGATACGACGCTTATCTCTCAAGGCtcacaaaaactaaatacattCAATCTTTGGAAGTTAAAACATATGGAAAATTGATATCCCACACAATTCCGGATTGTccaaatagttatttattatcatatttAACCAGAAGGGATTCATTAATTCTTGATGAAATCAATAGAATTATTGAGGGTTGCGTTGAGAGTGGATTATATAATAAATGGTATAATGATGTGGTTGGTGGTGCTTGGAACGAACGTTTATTAGAGAATGTAGAAACAAGAGCTTTTACAATTAATGATATTCAGACTGCTTTTTATTGCTTATTATTGGGTTATTTACTGAGTATTATAACATTTGGTTTAGAGTATTTGAATTACATTTGA